Proteins encoded in a region of the Megalops cyprinoides isolate fMegCyp1 chromosome 3, fMegCyp1.pri, whole genome shotgun sequence genome:
- the LOC118774886 gene encoding BTB/POZ domain-containing protein KCTD8-like, with product MALSESSSGIPADELPFPEIVELNVGGQVYITRYSTLISIPDSLLGEMFTRKSAEGLARDTKGRFFVDRDGFLFRYILDYMRDQQLVLPDHFPERRRLKREAEFFNLPELVKMLAPKISRQNSLGDDGCQSDPEESSPTADTSHSLATLGAAAAACARLAQGVGSRDGGDGRRSGFITIGYRGSYTLGRDSHTDAKFRRVARIMVCGKTLLAKEVFGDTLNESRDPDRPPERYTSRYYLKFTFLEQAFDKLANAGFSMVACNSTGTCAFAHEQTDDKMWTSYTEYVFYRE from the coding sequence ATGGCATTGTCTGAGAGCTCCTCCGGTATTCCTGCGGATGAGCTGCCCTTCCCAGAGATAGTGGAGCTGAATGTGGGTGGCCAGGTGTACATAACCCGCTACTCCACGCTTATCAGCATCCCGGACTCCCTCCTGGGAGAGATGTTCACTCGCAAGAGCGCAGAAGGGCTTGCGCGTGACACCAAGGGCCGTTTTTTCGTCGACCGAGATGGTTTCCTTTTCCGTTACATCCTGGACTACATGCGAGACCAGCAGCTAGTGCTCCCAGACCACTTCCCAGAACGCAGGAGGCTGAAACGGGAGGCAGAATTCTTCAACTTGCCTGAGCTGGTCAAAATGCTGGCGCCTAAGATCAGCAGACAGAACTCTCTGGGCGACGATGGCTGCCAGAGTGACCCTGAGGAATCCTCGCCCACCGCTGACACCTCTCATAGCCTTGCCACCCTCggggcagctgctgcagcctgtGCTAGACTGGCACAAGGGGTAGGGAGCAGGGACGGGGGTGACGGACGACGCTCTGGCTTCATCACCATCGGCTACCGGGGTTCCTACACGCTGGGCCGAGATAGCCACACTGACGCCAAGTTCCGCCGTGTGGCGCGTATCATGGTTTGCGGGAAGACCTTGCTGGCCAAAGAGGTTTTCGGTGATACGCTCAACGAGAGCCGGGATCCGGATCGTCCACCAGAACGCTACACATCCCGATACTACCTCAAGTTCACCTTCCTTGAGCAGGCCTTTGATAAGCTGGCCAATGCTGGTTTCAGCATGGTGGCCTGCAACTCGACGGGGACCTGCGCATTCGCCCACGAGCAGACAGATGATAAGATGTGGACCAGCTATACAGAATATGTGTTTTACCGTGAGTGA